The following are encoded together in the Humulus lupulus chromosome 5, drHumLupu1.1, whole genome shotgun sequence genome:
- the LOC133779653 gene encoding protein FAR1-RELATED SEQUENCE 4-like, protein MEWIVEEESPPNSYRVEDADRLEIAIDILICDSNKLRVEVNGMASAYYKGCLANVDQSPTLKKPLVNPKTFSCTSHVVNKKSYKKTLVKSCVGKEDVQRDHENNEKQQKWVCSSQDFRRNKWTNLLNCKKKSRLITGIEYLALIRVNLDRTDNTWVAKDFNLKHNHELASKMELLFMRSNRVVPELIGAKHREIEDDEEIDAKGALRYLECVGRPHLEFFETHTFDVENRLSYLFWAYGISRRYYACFGDIMAFDTTYNKNAYKKHLLIFVGSNHHYRTIVFALLYEDTEETYIWVLEEFLDCMKNKPPTIVLTDGDLAMANTIHKAMPTYVHCLCVWHLQNNVTINAPHPIFKSRFNELLYQYCTEEEIEDTWNSMVSEFEFEDS, encoded by the exons ATGGAGTGGATTGTAGAGGAAGAGTCACCCCCGAATTCCTAT AGGGTGGAGGATGCTGATAGACTAGAAATTGCAATTGATATTTTAATATGCGATTCCAATAAGCTCAGGGTGGAAGTGAATGGTATGGCATCTGCTTATTATAAAGGTTGTTTAGCTAACGTTGATCAATCCCCAACTTTAAAGAAGCCTCTTGTTAACCCCAAAACATTCAGCTGTACCTCCCATGTTGTCAACAAAAAAAGCTACAAAAAAACACTGGTCAAATCTTG TGTTGGCAAGGAAGATGTTCAACGTGACCATGAAAACAACGAGAAGCAACAGAAATGGGTTTGCTCAAGCCAAGATTTTCGACGCAACAAGTGGACAAACCTTCTAAACTGTAAGAAAAAATCAAGACTTATCACAGGAATAGAGTACCTAGCACTTATACGCGTGAACTTGGATAGGACGGACAACACTTGGGTGGCAAAAGACTTCAATCTGAAACATAATCATGAGTTAGCTTCGAAGATGGAGTTGCTTTTTATGCGATCTAATCGAGTTGTACCAGAGTTAATTGGTGCCAAG CATAGAGAAATTGAAGACGATGAAGAAATTGACGCTAAAGGAGCATTGAGGTACTTGGAATGTGTGGGGCGCCCTCATCTTGAATTTTTTGAGACACACACATTCGATGTAGAAAATAGGTTGTCATACCTATTTTGGGCTTATGGAATTTCTCGTCGTTATTATGCTTGTTTTGGAGACATTATGGCTTTCGACACAACATATAATAAGAATGCGTACAAAAAGCACCTACTCATCTTTGTTGGGTCGAATCACCATTACAGGACAATAGTTTTTGCATTGCTTTATGAAGATACCGAAGAGACATATATTTGGGTTTTAGAGGAATTTCTAGACTGCATGAAAAACAAACCACCTACTATAGTTCTCACAGATGGTGATCTTGCTATGGCGAACACAATACATAAAGCTATGCCAACTTATGTTCATTGCTTGTGTGTTTGGCATCTCCAGAATAATGTAACTATTAATGCGCCTCATCCTATTTTCAAGTCCAGGTTTAATGAACTACTTTATCAATATTGTACCGAGGAAGAGATTGAGGATACATGGAATAGCATGGTTTCAGAATTTGAGTTTGAGGATAGTTGA